One stretch of Armigeres subalbatus isolate Guangzhou_Male chromosome 2, GZ_Asu_2, whole genome shotgun sequence DNA includes these proteins:
- the LOC134218171 gene encoding zinc finger protein 512B-like — protein sequence MKAFVVLSMALAIASCTAVDDSSSKKDKRGLWDLGYGHDSFDFDNHHDDHHEVKHLTTTITKKVPVPFPVEVEKHVPVHVKVPYPVEVEKKVPVYVEKKYPVYVEKKVPVHVDRPVPYPVEVKVPVVQKEYVEVPKPYAVHVEKPVPVVVHKPVYVEKPVPVTVTIKEHEKKHWW from the exons ATGAAG GCGTTCGTTGTGTTGTCAATGGCTTTGGCCATTGCTTCCTGTACGGCAGTCGACGATTCCTCCAGCAAGAAGGACAAACGTGGCCTTTGGGATCTGGGCTACGGACACGATTCGTTTGATTTCGACAACCACCACGATGATCACCATGAAGTCAAGCACCTGACCACCACGATCACCAAGAAGGTCCCAGTGCCATTCCCGGTTGAGGTTGAGAAGCACGTTCCGGTCCATGTGAAGGTCCCATACCCAGTAGAGGTGGAGAAGAAGGTTCCGGTGTACGTTGAAAAGAAGTACCCCGTGTATGTGGAGAAGAAGGTCCCAGTCCATGTCGATCGTCCCGTTCCATACCCAGTCGAAGTGAAGGTCCCAGTTGTCCAGAAGGAATACGTCGAAGTGCCAAAACCGTACGCAGTTCATGTTGAGAAGCCCGTTCCAGTGGTCGTTCACAAGCCAGTGTACGTCGAGAAGCCTGTGCCAGTGACCGTCACCATCAAGGAGCACGAGAAGAAGCACTGGTGGTAA